A single window of Rubripirellula lacrimiformis DNA harbors:
- a CDS encoding CsbD family protein, which yields MMPNREQIKGHWNEVKGRLQEHWGQLTDDDLQRAEGSAERLVGVVQQKTGATKNEIEKFLDGLFGQSVSDQASEAVHQYADAAQQAASEAAVYARDHYRRLASQTEDYSAKMVDTVRSRPAESLAIAFGVGVAAGALLFFGSKK from the coding sequence ATGATGCCTAATCGAGAACAAATCAAAGGTCACTGGAACGAAGTCAAGGGACGTCTACAGGAACACTGGGGCCAATTGACGGATGACGACCTGCAACGTGCGGAAGGGTCCGCTGAACGTTTGGTGGGTGTTGTGCAGCAAAAGACGGGTGCCACTAAGAACGAAATCGAAAAGTTCTTGGATGGACTGTTTGGCCAAAGCGTTTCCGATCAAGCCAGCGAAGCGGTTCATCAGTACGCCGATGCCGCACAACAGGCTGCGTCGGAGGCTGCGGTCTACGCACGTGACCACTACCGTCGCCTTGCGTCCCAGACCGAAGACTACTCGGCGAAAATGGTCGATACCGTGCGTTCGCGTCCGGCCGAATCATTGGCGATTGCTTTCGGTGTCGGCGTCGCGGCCGGTGCGTTGTTGTTCTTCGGTAGCAAGAAATAG
- a CDS encoding phage holin family protein, which translates to MTRNNSIQRVARDVIDLCELQMQLLAVDSQEARRKVTSAAILAAVAVLVGGSAITVLMIGSGLLLAEMTDLSAGGAMMVVTLLALSLTALFLVFANKALRAATAALGETKSEFSANLKWLKATLVSPDELPPTPGRSGQQARYENPDQPIYPPSARQSDDFYSSNMSARR; encoded by the coding sequence ATGACCAGAAACAATAGTATCCAACGTGTCGCACGCGACGTGATTGACCTTTGCGAATTGCAAATGCAATTGCTGGCCGTCGATAGCCAAGAGGCACGCCGGAAAGTAACCAGTGCCGCGATCCTGGCCGCTGTCGCAGTCCTCGTGGGCGGGTCCGCGATCACAGTCCTGATGATCGGATCGGGGCTGCTGCTGGCCGAGATGACGGACTTATCAGCCGGCGGTGCGATGATGGTGGTCACGTTGTTGGCTTTAAGCTTGACCGCATTGTTTCTGGTGTTTGCAAACAAGGCGCTTCGAGCGGCGACTGCGGCACTAGGCGAAACCAAGTCGGAATTCTCGGCCAACCTGAAATGGTTGAAAGCCACGTTGGTGTCACCAGACGAATTACCGCCGACACCGGGTCGAAGCGGCCAACAAGCTCGGTACGAAAATCCAGACCAACCAATCTATCCTCCGTCCGCCCGACAGTCAGACGACTTCTATTCGTCGAACATGTCGGCACGCCGATAG